A region from the Diorhabda sublineata isolate icDioSubl1.1 chromosome X, icDioSubl1.1, whole genome shotgun sequence genome encodes:
- the LOC130451867 gene encoding nucleoporin NUP42-like — protein sequence MLNIVRQLDTLDCGLTCSRVVFIDKCVVFLLHVNNSAVRINNRKSTIIVNFIFVFYFTVISKKYLKMTVCKFFLQGNCKFGEMCKFGHDVNDNYNSFQSTGSSTTWRNPTVYGTTLTQPKINPSPGQEQKNVDINTLIKSVVTDMTQAEKGGQWLFSCYAPFKEKPAFPGFEDQSFEEIRYGYYDAIAGGSVEQFKQQIQQMAQEALLKVRSLQNPSSDLVNVLVNIYNTPASSQAGVYSGNTFPNPNSSNFTFKSGPVSQQPIFAQANQNIFSNSQKNVFVGNHVFGGNNKITPNNTSDNLFIGNTQNTTNNVFARPGNTNVFQGPSEQVQASTLFSQTNSNIAVQNKSNSIFTSQQPSTGSTFGTEKQTNLFPLQSQPNSLSTNIFASPNVQPQSSTNSNANLFNTTHNPQLLNNQPQKNVTFGPHSNSVFVTTHQQNNVFNNASLPQIDQSIYSKLEDLTEEEIKWFESEALDVRKIPVKPPTYDICFKK from the exons atgctgAACATAGTTAGGCAATTGGATACTTTGGATTGTGGTCTTACTTGTTCAAGGGTCGTTTTCATAGATAAATGTGTAGTGTTTTTGCTTCATGTCAATAACTCCGCTGTGAGAATAAATAATCGGAAAAGTACTATAATAGTGAATTTcatattcgttttttatttcactgtaataagtaaaaaatatttaaaaatgactGTGTGTAAATTTTTCCTTCAAGGGAATTGCAAATTTggagaaatgtgtaaatttggGCACGATGTGAATG ataattatAATTCTTTTCAAAGTACTGGGTCATCAACCACCTGGCGCAATCCAACTGTTTATGGAACAACTTTGACTCAACCAAAAATTAATCCTTCACCTGGTCAAGAACAAAAGAATGTAGATATTAACACTTTGATAAAATCAGTAGTAACTGATATGACACAAGCAGAAAAAGGTGGTCAGTGGTTATTTTCGTGCTATGCGCCTTTTAAAGAAAAACCTGCTTTCCCTGGATTTGAAGATCAGAGTTTTGAAGAAATTAGGTATGGGTATTATGATGCAATTGCAGGAGGTTCTGTGGAACAGTTT AAGCAGCAAATTCAACAAATGGCCCAAGAGGCTTTACTTAAAGTCAGATCCCTCCAAAATCCATCATCAGATTTAGTGAATGTacttgtgaatatttataatacacCAGCATCTTCCCAAGCTGGTGTCTATTCAGGAAACACATTTCCAAATCCAAACAGCTCCAATTTCACATTTAAATCTGGACCAGTTAGTCAGCAACCAATATTTGCTCAAGctaatcaaaacatattttcaaattcacaaaaaaatgtttttgtaggAAATCATGTTTTTggaggaaataataaaataactccGAATAATACTTcagataatttatttattggtaatacccaaaatacaacaaataatgTATTTGCAAGACCTGGGAATACAAATGTTTTTCAGGGTCCTTCAGAACAAGTACAGGCATCAACCCTGTTCTCTCAAACTAACAGCAATATAGCCGTTCAAAATAAAAGCAACTCTATATTCACTAGTCAACAGCCATCTACAGGGTCCACATTTGGTACcgaaaaacaaactaatttgtTTCCCTTGCAGAGTCAACCCAATTCTCTATCAACAAACATATTTGCTTCACCAAATGTACAACCACAATCTTCAACAAACTCTAATGCTAATTTATTCAATACTACACATAATCCACAACTTTTAAATAATCAGCCTCAAAAGAATGTCACATTTGGTCCACACTCTAACTCCGTTTTTGTCACAACTCATCAACagaataatgtttttaataatgctTCGTTACCTCAAATTGATCAaagtatttattcaaaattagaagATTTGACTGAAGAAGAGATTAAATGGTTTGAAAGTGAGGCTCTTGATGTTAGAAAAATCCCAGTGAAACCTCCAACTTACGATATTTgcttcaaaaaatga